A single region of the Deefgea piscis genome encodes:
- a CDS encoding PilZ domain-containing protein, whose amino-acid sequence MNQINPAAENTVELDNAQKLALNQYLLDGKELFISLPQTNMMPIRAQLLHVIAGQTLLIRPLIKSDQLDIRVKLNGAATLSVRLAVPNGVLCFESKLIPLPQQPQWTIGLQWPEQMRIEQSRHFSRVALHQALLVERTGDMRRRAMLLNLSEQGMQVEYHAALGMIGDELHVSLELPFEDGAISVEASAIIRSKFSEISEDHVLHGLEFCNLTEAANNNIQRYMQQRLSAQNDAVACV is encoded by the coding sequence ATGAACCAAATCAATCCAGCAGCAGAAAACACGGTCGAGCTAGACAACGCGCAAAAACTCGCTCTAAACCAGTATTTATTGGACGGTAAAGAGCTGTTTATTAGCCTGCCGCAGACTAATATGATGCCGATTCGCGCTCAGCTACTGCACGTGATTGCCGGGCAAACGCTGCTGATTCGCCCATTGATCAAGTCCGACCAACTCGATATCCGCGTTAAATTAAATGGTGCCGCCACCCTGAGCGTACGGCTGGCCGTACCCAATGGCGTGCTGTGCTTTGAGTCCAAGCTGATCCCCCTGCCGCAGCAGCCGCAATGGACGATCGGTTTGCAATGGCCAGAGCAGATGCGCATCGAACAAAGCCGCCACTTCTCGCGCGTGGCCTTGCACCAAGCGTTGCTGGTTGAGCGCACCGGTGATATGCGCCGCCGCGCCATGCTGCTGAATTTATCTGAACAAGGCATGCAAGTGGAATATCACGCCGCCTTGGGCATGATTGGTGATGAGCTGCATGTATCGCTGGAACTACCCTTTGAGGACGGCGCAATATCGGTTGAGGCCAGCGCGATTATTCGCAGCAAATTCAGCGAAATCAGCGAAGACCATGTGCTGCATGGCTTGGAATTTTGCAATTTAACCGAAGCCGCCAATAACAATATTCAACGCTATATGCAGCAAAGACTAAGCGCCCAAAACGACGCAGTTGCGTGTGTTTAA
- the metH gene encoding methionine synthase: MTRFAQLQSLLEQRILILDGGMGTMIQQYKLDEAQYRGTRFADWHTDVKGNNDLLVLTQPQIISDIHQAYLDAGADIIETNSFNGTAIAMADYEMQELVWELNFAAAKLVKDLCVAQTAKTPEKPRFCAGVLGPTSRTCSISPDVNDPGFRNVTFDALVETYLEAIDGLVQGGADILLVETIFDTLNAKAAVFAIKKYFADRPELEELPIMISGTITDQSGRTLTGQTTEAFYNSLRHADPISFGLNCALGPDLLRPYVEEMSRISDCYVSVHANAGLPNPLAPTGYDLDPAMMAVDIREWAESGFANIIGGCCGTTPEHIAAMYQAVKDLPPRKKPSIEAKCRLSGLEPFNIGDHDLFVNVGERTNVTGSKAFARLILAGDYTAALDVARQQVVNGAQIIDINMDEGMLDAHKAMVTFLNLIAAEPDISRVPIMIDSSKWEVIEAGLKCVQGKCIVNSISMKEGVAKFIEQAKLLKMYGAAVIVMAFDELGQADTYARKIEICEKSYRILVDEIGFHPADIIFDPNIFAVATGIDEHARYGLDFIEATGWIKHNLPHAKISGGVSNVSFSFRGNNKVREAIHAVFLYHAIAKGMTMGIVNAGALETYDEVAPTLRDAIESVVLMRNSPTKVGPTTATEGSASADQAFDCLAATEALITLAESFKGDANVAKGEDLSWRELPLQERITHSLVKGITTFIIEDTEAARVSVERPIHVIEGHLMTGMNVVGDLFGAGKMFLPQVVKAARVMKAAVAHLEPFIEAEKIALGLQDEPAKGVIVMATVKGDVHDIGKNIVAVVLRCNNYQVTDLGVMVPAQKILDTAREINADIIGLSGLITPSLEEMSHVAKEMQRQGFTIPLLIGGATTSKVHTAVKIEPHYQNDQVIYVADASRAVGVCSNLLSDDLKPAFVAGVKAEYTKAREIFESKDRTKLISLSEARAHKFSPDWSTYTPPKPSFLGVREYTDYSLSDIEPFIDWTPFFQSWELHGRYPAILQDEIVGEAARSLYADAKAMLKKIVDEKWIAAAGVIGFFPANSVNHDDIELYDPSTVGSTSVDQAADQAAAERKPIMTWHNLRQQLPKPKTGEIKPNWCLADFIAPKESGVQDYIGAFAVTGGIGIDAPVKAFEDANDDYNAILLKSLADRFAEAFAEHMHYRVRTELWGYAKDEALSNDDLIDEKYVGVRPAPGYPACPDHTPKVDLFKVLNAPNIGMTLTEGYAMLPTAAVSGFYFSHPESRYFGVGKITLDQVEDYAQRRGVSLVQAERDLAPNLGYVA; the protein is encoded by the coding sequence ATGACTCGTTTCGCGCAACTGCAAAGCTTACTTGAACAACGCATCCTAATTTTGGATGGCGGCATGGGGACGATGATCCAGCAATATAAGCTCGATGAAGCGCAATACCGTGGCACGCGTTTTGCCGATTGGCATACCGACGTTAAAGGCAATAACGATTTACTCGTGCTGACTCAGCCGCAGATCATTAGCGATATTCACCAAGCCTACCTTGATGCCGGCGCGGATATTATCGAAACCAATAGCTTTAACGGCACCGCGATTGCGATGGCCGATTATGAGATGCAAGAATTAGTCTGGGAGCTCAATTTTGCTGCCGCCAAATTGGTCAAAGACCTATGCGTGGCGCAAACGGCCAAAACCCCAGAAAAACCGCGCTTTTGCGCTGGCGTACTCGGCCCAACCAGCCGCACCTGCTCGATCTCTCCCGATGTCAACGATCCAGGCTTTCGTAATGTGACGTTTGATGCGCTGGTCGAAACCTATCTCGAAGCCATCGATGGCTTGGTGCAAGGTGGCGCGGATATTTTATTGGTGGAAACCATTTTTGATACGCTCAACGCCAAAGCGGCGGTGTTTGCGATTAAGAAATACTTCGCTGATCGCCCCGAGCTCGAAGAATTGCCGATTATGATTTCCGGCACCATTACCGATCAATCGGGCCGCACGCTGACCGGGCAAACCACCGAAGCTTTTTATAATTCGCTGCGCCACGCCGACCCGATCTCATTTGGTCTGAACTGCGCGCTGGGCCCCGATTTGCTGCGCCCGTATGTCGAAGAAATGAGCCGGATTTCGGACTGCTATGTGTCAGTGCACGCCAACGCCGGCCTGCCCAATCCACTAGCACCAACTGGCTACGATCTTGACCCCGCCATGATGGCTGTCGACATTCGCGAATGGGCCGAATCGGGCTTTGCCAATATTATCGGCGGCTGCTGCGGCACTACGCCCGAGCATATTGCCGCGATGTATCAAGCGGTAAAAGACTTGCCACCGCGCAAAAAACCCAGCATCGAAGCCAAATGCCGGCTCTCTGGTTTAGAGCCATTTAATATTGGCGACCATGATTTATTTGTGAACGTGGGCGAGCGCACCAATGTCACCGGTTCAAAAGCCTTTGCGCGCTTGATTTTAGCTGGCGACTATACCGCCGCGCTCGATGTGGCACGGCAACAAGTGGTCAACGGCGCGCAGATTATCGACATTAATATGGACGAGGGCATGCTCGACGCCCACAAGGCGATGGTCACCTTCCTTAACCTGATTGCTGCCGAGCCCGATATTAGCCGCGTACCGATCATGATCGACTCGTCCAAATGGGAAGTCATCGAAGCGGGCCTTAAATGCGTGCAGGGCAAATGCATCGTCAATTCAATCTCGATGAAAGAAGGCGTGGCCAAATTTATTGAGCAAGCCAAATTGCTCAAAATGTACGGCGCAGCCGTCATCGTTATGGCGTTTGACGAGCTAGGCCAAGCCGACACCTATGCGCGCAAAATTGAAATTTGCGAAAAATCCTACCGCATCTTGGTCGACGAGATTGGCTTTCACCCTGCCGATATTATTTTTGACCCAAATATTTTTGCCGTCGCCACCGGTATCGACGAACACGCACGCTACGGCCTTGATTTTATCGAAGCCACCGGCTGGATTAAGCACAATCTGCCGCACGCCAAAATCAGCGGCGGCGTATCGAACGTATCGTTCTCGTTCCGTGGCAATAACAAAGTACGTGAAGCGATTCACGCTGTATTCCTGTACCACGCCATTGCCAAAGGCATGACGATGGGTATCGTCAACGCTGGCGCGCTCGAAACCTACGACGAAGTGGCACCAACGCTGCGCGATGCGATTGAATCAGTCGTGTTAATGCGAAATAGTCCGACTAAAGTCGGACCTACAACGGCAACCGAAGGGTCGGCCTCAGCCGACCAAGCCTTCGATTGCCTAGCCGCGACCGAGGCGCTGATTACGCTGGCTGAATCGTTTAAAGGCGACGCCAATGTGGCCAAAGGCGAAGACTTAAGCTGGCGCGAATTGCCGCTGCAAGAGCGCATTACCCATTCGCTGGTCAAAGGCATTACCACGTTTATTATCGAAGACACGGAAGCCGCTCGCGTTTCGGTTGAGCGCCCGATTCATGTGATCGAAGGTCATTTAATGACCGGCATGAACGTAGTCGGTGATTTGTTTGGCGCCGGTAAAATGTTCTTGCCACAAGTGGTGAAAGCCGCGCGCGTAATGAAAGCCGCCGTGGCGCATTTAGAGCCATTTATCGAAGCCGAAAAAATCGCCCTCGGCCTGCAAGACGAACCCGCCAAAGGCGTGATTGTCATGGCCACCGTCAAAGGCGACGTACACGACATTGGCAAAAATATCGTCGCCGTGGTGCTGCGCTGTAATAACTACCAAGTCACCGACTTGGGCGTGATGGTGCCGGCGCAAAAAATCCTCGATACCGCGCGCGAAATCAACGCCGACATCATCGGCCTATCGGGGCTGATTACGCCAAGTTTGGAAGAAATGAGCCATGTGGCCAAAGAAATGCAGCGCCAAGGCTTTACGATTCCGCTGTTGATTGGCGGCGCCACCACCTCCAAAGTGCATACCGCAGTCAAAATCGAGCCGCATTATCAAAACGACCAAGTCATCTACGTTGCCGACGCTAGCCGCGCGGTGGGCGTGTGCTCGAATCTACTGAGCGATGATTTAAAGCCAGCGTTTGTGGCTGGCGTTAAAGCCGAATACACCAAGGCGCGCGAGATTTTTGAAAGCAAAGATCGCACCAAATTGATTAGCTTGAGCGAGGCGCGCGCGCATAAATTTAGCCCCGACTGGTCAACGTATACCCCGCCAAAGCCTAGCTTTCTTGGCGTGCGTGAATATACCGACTATAGCTTGAGCGATATCGAGCCCTTTATCGACTGGACGCCGTTCTTTCAAAGCTGGGAATTACACGGTCGCTACCCGGCTATCTTGCAAGACGAAATCGTCGGCGAAGCCGCGCGCAGCTTGTATGCCGACGCCAAAGCGATGCTGAAAAAAATCGTCGATGAAAAATGGATTGCCGCTGCTGGCGTGATTGGCTTTTTCCCAGCAAACAGCGTCAATCACGATGACATCGAACTCTACGATCCAAGTACCGTAGGGTCGACTTCAGTCGACCAAGCTGCCGACCAAGCCGCCGCCGAGCGCAAGCCCATCATGACCTGGCACAATCTGCGCCAGCAATTACCCAAACCCAAAACCGGTGAAATCAAACCCAACTGGTGCTTGGCCGACTTTATCGCCCCCAAAGAAAGCGGCGTGCAAGACTATATCGGCGCCTTTGCCGTCACCGGCGGCATCGGCATCGACGCGCCAGTCAAAGCCTTTGAAGACGCCAACGACGACTACAACGCCATCTTGCTTAAATCGCTGGCGGACCGTTTTGCCGAAGCCTTTGCCGAACACATGCACTACCGCGTTCGCACCGAACTCTGGGGCTACGCCAAAGATGAAGCGCTCAGCAACGATGATTTAATCGACGAAAAATACGTCGGCGTGCGTCCAGCGCCGGGCTACCCTGCCTGCCCTGACCACACGCCAAAAGTCGATTTATTCAAAGTGCTCAACGCCCCGAACATCGGCATGACGCTGACTGAGGGCTACGCCATGCTGCCAACCGCAGCGGTGAGTGGTTTTTACTTTAGCCACCCAGAATCGCGCTACTTTGGCGTCGGTAAAATCACGCTGGACCAAGTCGAAGATTACGCCCAACGCCGCGGCGTGAGCTTAGTGCAAGCCGAGCGCGACTTAGCGCCAAACTTGGGGTATGTGGCTTAA
- a CDS encoding isochorismatase family protein, producing MKQFNLDDTAIILIDHQVGTNTWASTTPIALLQRNVLILARFAAGTNMPVVLTSSQETNVNVQGPLMPELQEALPEAYAARIKRQGVVNAWDDPAFAAACRNTGKKNFVMAGVTTDVCMVGPAISAKEEGFDVQVVCDACGSSNPIAEDMSYRRMEFAGVRLTSTNAMIAELVKNWATPAGAVAFPLLT from the coding sequence ATGAAACAATTCAACCTTGATGACACCGCCATCATCCTAATCGACCATCAAGTCGGCACCAATACTTGGGCGAGTACGACGCCGATCGCGCTACTGCAACGCAATGTCTTGATTCTGGCTCGTTTCGCCGCAGGCACTAATATGCCGGTCGTCCTCACCTCTAGCCAAGAAACCAACGTGAATGTGCAAGGCCCGTTAATGCCCGAACTGCAAGAAGCATTACCCGAAGCCTACGCGGCACGCATCAAGCGTCAGGGCGTCGTCAACGCTTGGGACGACCCTGCTTTTGCCGCTGCCTGTCGCAATACCGGTAAGAAAAACTTTGTGATGGCCGGTGTAACCACCGATGTGTGCATGGTCGGACCGGCCATCAGCGCCAAAGAGGAAGGATTCGATGTCCAAGTCGTCTGTGACGCATGCGGTTCGTCCAATCCCATCGCCGAAGACATGTCATACCGCCGCATGGAGTTTGCAGGCGTACGGCTGACCAGCACCAATGCCATGATTGCAGAGTTGGTTAAAAACTGGGCAACACCAGCAGGTGCGGTGGCTTTTCCACTACTCACCTAA
- a CDS encoding sugar isomerase domain-containing protein, whose translation MFDYITQLQNRIEMLIERNLTPMPLAAQWFADAIIDDQMIHILGTGHSHMIGLEGFIRAGGLGNINAVLDSTVTTADGALRSSALEKLPGLAAILWAEQPIAAGDLIVVISNSGRNALPIEFALLAKEKGHRVIVITSVEQSSQNPSRHHSGQKLMDVADLLLDNCVPPGDGLCEVNQQVTGAFSTIAGCVLINTLVVESQKIALAQGVTPKIFSSQNVDGFNNDAVYRHFRGRLKSM comes from the coding sequence ATGTTTGACTATATTACCCAGCTGCAAAATCGGATCGAAATGCTGATCGAGCGCAATTTAACGCCGATGCCGTTGGCGGCGCAGTGGTTTGCTGATGCGATTATCGATGACCAAATGATCCATATTCTGGGCACTGGTCATTCGCATATGATCGGTCTAGAAGGCTTTATTCGCGCGGGTGGCTTGGGCAATATCAATGCGGTGCTCGATTCAACGGTGACCACTGCCGATGGCGCATTGCGTAGCTCGGCCTTGGAAAAACTACCGGGCTTGGCGGCGATTTTATGGGCGGAACAGCCAATCGCTGCTGGGGATTTAATTGTGGTGATTTCTAACTCTGGGCGCAATGCGCTGCCGATTGAATTTGCACTACTGGCCAAAGAAAAAGGCCATCGCGTCATCGTGATCACCTCGGTTGAGCAATCTAGCCAAAATCCGAGCCGACATCATTCCGGCCAAAAGCTAATGGACGTCGCGGATTTGCTGCTCGACAACTGCGTGCCGCCGGGCGATGGTTTGTGCGAAGTCAATCAGCAAGTCACCGGCGCGTTCTCGACGATTGCCGGTTGTGTATTGATTAATACCTTGGTGGTCGAATCGCAAAAAATCGCTTTGGCGCAAGGCGTAACTCCGAAGATTTTTTCTAGCCAGAATGTCGATGGCTTTAATAATGACGCGGTGTATCGGCACTTTCGTGGTCGGCTTAAATCCATGTAA
- a CDS encoding LemA family protein: protein MEFISSVFSFLFWTALILGGLALWCYNGLRSSAENVKEAWSNIGVVAKKQISLINQLIDVVKSYEDSEKLVMLKVSEDTSLTSIQSMVHQSNIALNTMAGMAQKFPELKSNQQYNRLIDSIQQVEAQLHGYREQYNAVTKQYNIARGKIPHVFISSQLGFKSAPYLEFSGAEEVHDMGVLKSIGGDDAERLNALIGSASGKMLQLGKSAAGAGVQMSKQAANAGKQLLDKGSSKIKEITTIDYFYLDAERKPQGPVQWDALLALHAEQQISDDTLVCSKSPMGSSEWQSLKTLIDAETANGLPAVPDLPPIPDVVEKTH from the coding sequence ATGGAATTTATTTCGAGTGTATTTAGCTTTTTGTTTTGGACTGCTCTGATTTTGGGCGGCTTGGCGCTTTGGTGTTATAACGGCTTACGCAGTAGCGCAGAGAATGTCAAAGAAGCATGGTCAAATATTGGTGTAGTGGCCAAAAAGCAGATTTCCTTAATTAATCAGCTGATTGATGTGGTTAAAAGCTATGAAGACAGCGAAAAACTGGTGATGTTGAAGGTGTCTGAAGATACCAGCCTGACATCGATTCAAAGCATGGTGCATCAATCCAATATTGCGTTAAATACCATGGCGGGCATGGCGCAAAAGTTTCCTGAACTCAAAAGCAATCAACAGTACAACCGCTTGATTGATAGCATTCAACAAGTTGAAGCACAGCTGCATGGCTATCGCGAACAATATAATGCCGTCACCAAACAGTACAATATTGCGCGCGGCAAAATCCCTCACGTGTTTATCTCTAGCCAATTGGGTTTTAAATCCGCCCCCTATCTTGAGTTTAGCGGTGCAGAAGAAGTGCACGATATGGGGGTGCTCAAGTCGATTGGCGGCGATGATGCCGAACGCTTAAATGCTTTGATTGGCTCGGCCAGCGGCAAAATGCTGCAGCTGGGTAAATCGGCTGCTGGTGCTGGGGTGCAAATGAGTAAACAAGCGGCCAATGCGGGCAAACAGCTGCTGGATAAAGGCAGCAGCAAAATCAAAGAAATCACCACCATTGATTATTTTTATCTCGACGCCGAGCGTAAACCGCAAGGCCCGGTGCAGTGGGATGCGCTATTGGCGCTACATGCTGAGCAACAGATTAGCGACGATACTTTGGTATGCAGCAAATCGCCGATGGGCAGTAGCGAATGGCAGAGTTTAAAAACGCTAATCGACGCCGAAACCGCCAATGGCCTGCCGGCAGTGCCCGATTTGCCGCCGATTCCAGACGTAGTAGAAAAAACGCATTAA
- a CDS encoding PDZ domain-containing protein, with protein sequence MKYKLLIVPICVAILTGCMTFQDAMVASDGKTFNCESTGGGIGLGAIIGVAAAAASKGICVNSYEKLGYIKATEASTVGLKLEEKEGKVFIKELGDGGELEKVGVKEGDQLLSVNQDSISTIDGAKKSFFGKKGSIVKVVLLRGDEALELMVQRNQSVKF encoded by the coding sequence ATGAAATACAAATTACTGATTGTGCCAATTTGCGTGGCAATTTTAACGGGTTGCATGACCTTTCAAGATGCAATGGTTGCTTCTGATGGAAAAACTTTTAACTGTGAAAGTACTGGCGGTGGCATTGGTCTTGGTGCAATTATTGGAGTGGCTGCTGCTGCCGCATCAAAAGGCATTTGTGTAAATAGCTACGAAAAATTAGGTTATATCAAGGCAACAGAAGCCTCAACGGTGGGCTTAAAACTTGAAGAGAAAGAAGGCAAAGTTTTTATTAAAGAATTAGGCGATGGCGGCGAACTTGAAAAAGTAGGCGTTAAAGAAGGAGATCAATTGCTTAGCGTTAATCAGGATTCGATTAGTACCATTGATGGCGCTAAAAAATCATTTTTTGGCAAGAAAGGAAGTATTGTTAAAGTGGTTTTATTACGTGGAGATGAAGCATTAGAACTAATGGTGCAACGTAATCAATCGGTTAAATTTTAA
- a CDS encoding IS110 family transposase codes for MFYLGIDVAKAKLDCYLLTQLDPLKGKAKVVPNTAKGLADLLAWLTKNHIPHDQLHVSMEATGVYHELAATLLHDAGVCVSIANPAQVKHFGQGLAVRTKTDGVDSQVLARYCAMIKPAAWLPPPPEARILKGLLARREAILQDLLREKNRQEKAESTVTTELIHQSINDSIVFLNAQLKKLQSQIDDHIDRHPGLKNDLNLLQTIPAIGPQSGTQLLAVMHTHQFNTAEQLSAYLGLVPVERQSGSSILGRAKLSKAGPAKVRAVLYMAAIVATKYNPHVKALFERLLARGKSKMSALGACMRKLVHLCFGVLKTQKKYQAEYQNA; via the coding sequence ATGTTTTATCTCGGTATTGATGTTGCTAAAGCTAAACTCGATTGTTACTTGTTAACTCAACTTGACCCACTCAAAGGCAAGGCCAAGGTCGTACCCAATACCGCCAAAGGCCTTGCTGATTTGCTGGCTTGGCTGACTAAAAATCACATTCCGCATGACCAGCTGCACGTCTCAATGGAGGCCACTGGCGTGTATCACGAACTGGCCGCCACACTACTGCATGATGCAGGCGTTTGCGTCTCGATTGCCAATCCCGCACAAGTGAAGCATTTCGGCCAAGGCCTCGCGGTGCGTACCAAAACCGATGGCGTTGATAGCCAAGTTCTGGCGCGTTATTGCGCAATGATTAAGCCTGCTGCGTGGCTGCCACCTCCGCCTGAAGCCCGCATTCTAAAAGGACTTCTGGCTCGCCGCGAAGCGATTTTGCAAGACTTACTCCGCGAAAAAAATCGGCAAGAAAAAGCCGAATCTACGGTGACGACCGAGCTGATTCATCAATCGATTAACGACAGTATTGTCTTTCTAAATGCTCAGCTCAAAAAGCTACAAAGCCAAATCGACGACCATATCGACCGTCATCCTGGCCTGAAAAACGACCTCAATTTACTGCAAACCATCCCAGCAATCGGCCCACAAAGTGGCACGCAATTATTGGCGGTGATGCATACGCATCAATTCAATACGGCCGAACAATTGTCGGCCTATTTGGGCTTGGTGCCCGTCGAGCGGCAATCGGGGTCATCGATTCTTGGGCGCGCCAAACTGTCTAAAGCTGGTCCTGCAAAGGTTCGTGCCGTGCTCTACATGGCTGCCATCGTCGCCACCAAATACAACCCCCACGTCAAAGCCTTATTTGAGCGTTTGCTTGCCCGAGGCAAGAGCAAAATGTCGGCGCTCGGTGCTTGCATGCGCAAATTAGTTCACCTGTGCTTCGGCGTACTGAAAACCCAGAAAAAGTATCAAGCTGAGTACCAAAATGCTTGA
- a CDS encoding esterase-like activity of phytase family protein, which produces MLKFSLITLLIAGAAHAAPLFEMQQVDHPAIASIERYTLQSPSKENIAYHGEFASAFPQGFAFAPGSGLGFKKMDRDGTLYFWATGDRGPNGDSPKVQVGDKKREAKFFLAPDYAPRFAEIKVRRQHSADVISSKPFLIDGQVASGLPLPQGRVGATGEVALSDTLKTLDASPRGIDPEGIVAGKKGQLWVVDEYGPFLLQVDAASGKVLKQLAPGAGLPDVLKHRQANRGFEAVAFTPNGKVYAMLQSTLNIDGETKSSAQFIRLVEFDPSSGATRTLAYPLDVDAYKKTGDAKIGDLVAIDNTHFALIEQGKGKDKQLRNVLYVIDIAGADTLAPIAGKEPEYASKADLANVKMIRKQRVLDLRELGWQAEKAEGLALYNGGIAIMNDNDFGLKTELASGKDVDDVVIDNGQLPNNERLVVKPSNEATELWLINLKQPLSHYYPK; this is translated from the coding sequence ATGTTGAAGTTTTCGCTCATCACTTTATTAATCGCTGGTGCTGCCCATGCCGCACCCTTGTTTGAAATGCAGCAGGTTGATCACCCGGCGATTGCCTCGATTGAGCGCTACACCTTGCAAAGCCCAAGCAAAGAAAACATCGCTTATCACGGTGAATTTGCCAGCGCCTTTCCACAAGGATTTGCCTTTGCGCCGGGCTCTGGCTTGGGATTTAAAAAAATGGATCGCGACGGCACTTTGTATTTTTGGGCGACCGGTGATCGCGGCCCCAATGGTGACTCGCCTAAAGTGCAAGTGGGGGATAAAAAGCGCGAAGCCAAATTCTTTTTGGCGCCTGATTACGCGCCGCGCTTTGCCGAAATCAAAGTTCGCCGCCAGCATTCTGCCGATGTGATCTCGAGCAAGCCGTTTTTAATTGACGGCCAAGTGGCTAGTGGCCTGCCGTTGCCGCAAGGTCGCGTTGGCGCCACCGGCGAAGTGGCACTGAGCGACACGCTCAAAACGCTAGACGCCAGCCCACGCGGTATCGATCCCGAAGGCATTGTGGCCGGCAAAAAAGGCCAATTGTGGGTGGTCGATGAATACGGCCCATTTTTGCTGCAAGTCGATGCCGCCAGCGGCAAAGTGTTAAAGCAACTTGCCCCCGGCGCGGGCTTGCCCGATGTGCTTAAACATCGCCAAGCCAATCGCGGCTTTGAAGCCGTCGCCTTTACGCCCAATGGCAAAGTGTATGCCATGTTGCAATCGACACTGAATATCGACGGCGAAACCAAATCCAGCGCCCAATTTATCCGCCTGGTTGAATTTGACCCAAGCAGCGGCGCAACGCGCACCTTGGCCTACCCATTGGATGTCGACGCGTACAAAAAAACTGGCGACGCCAAAATTGGTGATCTGGTCGCCATCGACAACACGCATTTTGCCTTGATTGAGCAAGGCAAAGGCAAAGATAAACAGCTGCGCAATGTGCTGTATGTGATTGATATCGCCGGTGCCGATACGCTGGCGCCCATCGCTGGCAAAGAGCCGGAATACGCTAGCAAAGCTGATTTAGCCAATGTCAAAATGATCCGCAAACAGCGCGTACTCGATTTGCGCGAATTGGGCTGGCAAGCCGAAAAAGCCGAAGGCCTCGCTCTATATAACGGCGGCATCGCCATCATGAACGACAACGACTTTGGCCTAAAAACCGAACTCGCCAGCGGCAAAGACGTCGATGATGTCGTCATCGACAACGGCCAACTCCCCAACAACGAACGCCTTGTCGTTAAACCGAGCAACGAAGCGACTGAGCTGTGGCTAATCAACCTCAAACAACCCCTGAGCCACTACTACCCAAAGTAA
- a CDS encoding methylenetetrahydrofolate reductase, with product MPNSLHTKIAQRQSGILLYGITPPKANNTPEKIAEIAALQIERIAPLGLDGLVLYDIQDEADRTDATRPFPFMATLDPLVYSRDYLAALDMAKIVYRCVGKYSPEQFGADLLAMNDGVSVFVGAASRQQQVSLTVAQAYALRREVNPHLLVGGVAIPERHLVKNDEHLRVAHKVTEGCSFFVTQCVYNVEAAKNFLSDYYYACQQTGTAMVPIIFTITPCGSVKTLEFMKWLGISIPKWLENDLIHSGDILAKSLDVCKGIFAELLQYAAEKGIPVGCNIESVAIRKDEIEASLQLVRDVQQMFLATRA from the coding sequence ATGCCTAATTCACTGCACACCAAAATCGCCCAACGTCAGTCTGGTATCTTGCTGTATGGCATTACGCCGCCCAAGGCCAATAACACGCCGGAAAAAATCGCTGAGATTGCCGCGCTGCAAATTGAGCGCATTGCGCCGCTGGGTTTGGATGGCTTGGTGTTGTATGACATTCAAGACGAGGCCGATCGCACCGATGCAACGCGGCCGTTTCCGTTTATGGCGACGCTCGATCCGCTGGTGTATAGCCGGGATTACCTTGCGGCTTTAGACATGGCCAAAATTGTCTACCGCTGCGTGGGTAAGTATTCGCCTGAGCAATTTGGCGCTGATTTGCTGGCGATGAATGATGGGGTGTCGGTGTTTGTTGGCGCGGCATCTCGCCAGCAGCAGGTGTCGCTCACCGTGGCCCAAGCCTACGCGCTGCGCCGCGAGGTGAATCCCCATCTGCTAGTCGGTGGCGTGGCGATTCCTGAGCGGCATTTGGTCAAAAACGACGAGCATTTGCGCGTGGCGCACAAGGTGACTGAGGGCTGCTCTTTCTTTGTAACGCAATGCGTTTACAACGTTGAGGCGGCGAAGAATTTTTTGTCGGATTACTACTACGCTTGCCAACAAACAGGCACGGCGATGGTGCCGATTATTTTCACCATTACGCCATGTGGCTCAGTGAAAACGCTAGAATTTATGAAGTGGCTAGGGATTAGCATACCCAAATGGCTAGAGAACGACTTGATTCATTCGGGCGATATTTTGGCTAAATCACTGGATGTGTGTAAGGGTATATTCGCCGAGCTTTTGCAATACGCTGCTGAGAAGGGCATACCTGTAGGCTGCAATATTGAGAGCGTTGCCATTCGTAAAGACGAAATCGAAGCTTCATTGCAATTGGTGCGTGATGTGCAGCAGATGTTTCTTGCCACGCGAGCGTAA